From the Candidatus Bathyarchaeum sp. genome, the window CTACTAATCCCACAAAATGGGGAAACCCTAAAACTAGAGACATTAGCTCATCGTGGGCTCTTGGAGTTAATACAGAAACTTCTGCTCCACGCTTCTGAAGCCATTCTTTGAACTCATCTGAAAACCGTTTTTCGCTTTCAGTTACAGGGGTAAGAACAAAATTTTGGCCTTGAAGACTTTTTGCCCCCGGACCAAAAACAGGATGCGTTCCTAGTGTTGTACCATGTTTTACATATTTTTGTAACAGGTTTACAGGAATTTCTTTGATGGAACTAATGTCCATCAAAACTTGACCATCTTTTACATGAGGACCAATCTCTTGCAGAACTGCATCTAAACTAGTCAAGGAAACACAAAGAACAATCCAATCAGCCCCAACAACAGCTTCAGCGTTACTATTTGCTACTTCAACATCAAACGCGGATTTCAAAGCATCTGCCTTGCTTTGGGTTCTGCTGGCAACAACTACAGAAAAGCCTTCATTTTTAAATAAATTTACGAACCATTGACCCATCTTTCCAGCGCCAATTACTGCAACCTTCACGGTAGAGCCTCGCAGATTTTCTCTAAACCCTCTTTTATTTTGTCTTCTCCTGCAGTTAAAGCTATTCTGAAGAATTCTCGATAATCACCAAAGGCGGTTCCAGGAGCCACTGCAACGCCATGGTCCAAAAGGTTTAGGGCGAATTGTTCAGAGTCTAAGCCATCAACCTTAGGGAATAGATAAAACGGTGCATCGGGCTTAGAAAACTTCATTGGAGATTTTGCAAGAACGGAATACGCGGCTTCTGCCCTTAGCTTAAATTGGTTACGAATGTCATTAGCAATTTTTTGTCGCGACTCTAATCCTTTAAGAGCACCATACTGAATGAAAGCTGGAACACATGTTGTGGTAATCTGGTTTAGTTTAATCATTTGTTTAATTAACTCTTTTTGAGCAACAACATAACCGATTCTCCAGCCAGTCATCAAAAACGTTTTTGAAAAACCACTAATCAGAATGTTGTCCTCTCCATAATCAAGGATAGATTTTGCCTTAACAAAACTGATGTCAGAATAGACTTCATCAGACATCACCTTTACGCCCTTGCTTTTGGCGATTTCAACTATTTCGCTGAAGGTTTTGTCGTCAATAACTTTGCTTGTTGGATTGTTTGGGCTGTTGAGAAGTATCATCTTTGTTTTATCATCAATCAATTCTTCTAGTTTTTGGGGGTCTACTTTCCAGTCGGTTTCAAGGTCTCGCTTCAACAGCCGAATTTCGGCTCCAAGCTTTTGGGCACCTAAAGCGTAGCTGGTCCAGTGAGGAGAGGGAACAACAATGTTGTCTCCGGGTTTCAAAGACAAAAACAACAACGAAAAAATTCCCCACTTTGAACCAGTGGTAATTACTACATTATCAACTGATACGCCATGGATTTTTGCCAGTTCTTCGCGAAGAACTTTTTCTCCTGCTGCAGAGGAGTATTTTGTTTTTCCTTGTTTCATTGCTTCGTATGCTGCTTCGATGATTTCGGGGGGTGTGGGTAGATCAGGGTCTCCGAGGTTGAATTTGATGATTTCTTTTCCTTGGTTTTCGAGTTGTATTGCTTTTTCGCTTATTTCATACAGCATTTTGTTAAACTCCAACTGACATAGAACTGACTGTTTTTATCATCAACAAGTAAGAAATACTGCTTTAAATCTTCTTATTCGGCCCCTTGAACAAACACAGACAAAGCAACAATGTCCTTAAAGATTGCCTCAATTTTTTGGGGGTCAAGTCCAGCCTCCAATGCTTTTGCCATGACATGCAGGTAAACTTCATCTTCTCGGCGGTGATCTTTGACTGGCATACCATTTTGTGCTTTGATGGCGCCTATGTTTTTGCAATGGTCCATTCTTTCTTTCAAAAGAAGGATTAGCTTTTCGTCAACTATGTCAATCTTCTTCCGTAGTGTCATCATATTCTCCAACAGCTT encodes:
- a CDS encoding aminotransferase class I/II-fold pyridoxal phosphate-dependent enzyme: MLYEISEKAIQLENQGKEIIKFNLGDPDLPTPPEIIEAAYEAMKQGKTKYSSAAGEKVLREELAKIHGVSVDNVVITTGSKWGIFSLLFLSLKPGDNIVVPSPHWTSYALGAQKLGAEIRLLKRDLETDWKVDPQKLEELIDDKTKMILLNSPNNPTSKVIDDKTFSEIVEIAKSKGVKVMSDEVYSDISFVKAKSILDYGEDNILISGFSKTFLMTGWRIGYVVAQKELIKQMIKLNQITTTCVPAFIQYGALKGLESRQKIANDIRNQFKLRAEAAYSVLAKSPMKFSKPDAPFYLFPKVDGLDSEQFALNLLDHGVAVAPGTAFGDYREFFRIALTAGEDKIKEGLEKICEALP
- a CDS encoding chorismate mutase, which produces MTLRKKIDIVDEKLILLLKERMDHCKNIGAIKAQNGMPVKDHRREDEVYLHVMAKALEAGLDPQKIEAIFKDIVALSVFVQGAE
- a CDS encoding prephenate dehydrogenase/arogenate dehydrogenase family protein, coding for MKVAVIGAGKMGQWFVNLFKNEGFSVVVASRTQSKADALKSAFDVEVANSNAEAVVGADWIVLCVSLTSLDAVLQEIGPHVKDGQVLMDISSIKEIPVNLLQKYVKHGTTLGTHPVFGPGAKSLQGQNFVLTPVTESEKRFSDEFKEWLQKRGAEVSVLTPRAHDELMSLVLGFPHFVGLVAGDTLVENPNFVGAKKVGGATYKLLLTLAESVSSEEPHFYSNLHMSLPEMEQLEALFLNKVEEWLNLVKNKNCAGFSDKMKQVKKQLEELDPDYESAYRAMYRILDDS